A DNA window from Actinokineospora baliensis contains the following coding sequences:
- a CDS encoding ABC-F family ATP-binding cassette domain-containing protein: protein MSATLVAKGLAAGHGDRVLFTDLDLVVAPGDVIGLVGVNGAGKSTLLRTLAGLLVAEEGEVRLNPPTATVGYLPQEPERRPGETVAGFLARRTGVAEAQRVMDAAAEGLAAGGDGDEYTVALERWLALGGADFEERAEAAAADIGLDIRLEQEMVSLSGGQAARAGLASLLLSRYDVFLLDEPTNDLDLDGLARLEDFVSGLRAGAVVVSHDREFLTRTVTSVLELDLHQQQIHEYGGGYTAYLEERELARRHAREAYEDYADTKSSLEARARLQRNWMEKGVRNARRKATDNDKIGRKLRAESTEKQAAKARQTERMIERLDVVEEPRKEWELRMEIAAAPRGGAVVAALTDAVLTRGGFVLGPVTLEIGWADKVAITGANGAGKSTLLAALLGRAELTSGTAYLGPGVVVGEVDQARGLFLGDEELLDAFGRQVPDTPTAEVRTLLAKFGLRAAHVTRPAVTLSPGERTRAALALLQARGVNLLVLDEPTNHLDLPAIEQLESALAEYPGTLLLVTHDRRMLDAVATTRRLRVDAGKVTES, encoded by the coding sequence ATGAGCGCGACACTGGTGGCCAAGGGGTTGGCCGCGGGGCACGGGGATCGGGTGTTGTTCACCGATCTGGACCTGGTTGTGGCCCCGGGGGACGTCATCGGGCTCGTCGGGGTCAACGGGGCTGGGAAGTCGACGTTGTTGCGGACGTTGGCCGGGTTGTTGGTGGCTGAGGAGGGGGAGGTCCGGCTCAACCCGCCGACGGCGACGGTGGGGTACTTGCCGCAGGAGCCGGAGCGGCGTCCTGGGGAGACGGTGGCGGGGTTCTTGGCCCGGCGGACCGGGGTGGCCGAGGCCCAGCGGGTGATGGACGCGGCCGCCGAGGGGTTGGCGGCGGGCGGTGACGGGGACGAGTACACCGTGGCGCTGGAGCGGTGGTTGGCGCTCGGGGGCGCGGACTTCGAGGAGCGCGCGGAGGCCGCGGCCGCCGACATCGGGCTCGACATCCGCTTGGAGCAGGAGATGGTGTCGCTCTCCGGTGGCCAGGCCGCGCGCGCCGGGTTGGCCTCGCTGCTGCTGAGCCGCTACGACGTGTTCCTGCTCGACGAGCCGACCAACGACCTCGACCTGGACGGGCTGGCCAGGCTGGAGGACTTCGTCTCCGGGCTGCGCGCCGGCGCGGTGGTGGTCAGCCACGACCGCGAGTTCCTCACCAGGACCGTCACCAGCGTGCTCGAGCTCGACCTGCACCAGCAGCAGATCCACGAGTACGGCGGCGGGTACACCGCGTACCTGGAGGAGCGCGAGCTGGCCCGCAGGCACGCCCGCGAGGCCTACGAGGACTACGCCGACACGAAGTCGTCGCTGGAGGCCAGGGCCCGGTTGCAGCGCAACTGGATGGAGAAGGGCGTGCGCAACGCCCGGCGCAAGGCCACCGACAACGACAAGATCGGCCGCAAGCTGCGCGCCGAGTCGACCGAGAAGCAGGCGGCGAAGGCCAGGCAGACCGAGCGGATGATCGAGCGGCTTGACGTGGTCGAGGAGCCGCGCAAGGAGTGGGAGCTGCGGATGGAGATCGCCGCGGCCCCCCGGGGTGGCGCGGTGGTCGCCGCGTTGACCGACGCCGTGCTCACCAGGGGCGGGTTCGTGCTCGGCCCGGTGACCCTGGAGATCGGGTGGGCGGACAAGGTCGCCATCACCGGCGCGAACGGCGCGGGGAAGTCGACGCTGCTGGCCGCGCTGCTCGGCCGCGCCGAGCTGACCTCGGGCACGGCGTACCTGGGTCCCGGTGTGGTCGTCGGCGAGGTCGACCAGGCGCGCGGCCTGTTCCTGGGTGACGAGGAGCTGCTCGACGCGTTCGGCCGCCAAGTCCCGGACACCCCGACCGCGGAGGTGCGCACGCTGCTGGCCAAGTTCGGCCTGCGGGCGGCGCACGTCACGCGGCCCGCGGTCACGCTCTCGCCTGGCGAGCGGACCCGCGCGGCCCTGGCCCTGCTCCAGGCCCGCGGGGTCAACCTGCTGGTGCTCGACGAGCCGACCAACCACCTCGACCTGCCCGCGATCGAGCAGTTGGAGTCGGCGCTCGCCGAGTACCCGGGCACCCTGCTGCTGGTCACCCACGACCGCCGGATGCTCGACGCGGTGGCCACCACCCGGCGGCTGCGGGTCGACGCGGGCAAGGTGACCGAGAGCTGA
- a CDS encoding antitoxin produces MPLLKKLTALAGAAAAATKYAKKNPEKVNRMAAKAGHFVNQKTKGKYSRQIDTAVRRVHTATTKPPR; encoded by the coding sequence ATGCCACTGTTGAAGAAGCTCACCGCGCTGGCCGGGGCGGCCGCGGCGGCGACCAAGTACGCCAAGAAGAACCCCGAGAAGGTCAACCGGATGGCCGCCAAGGCCGGTCATTTCGTCAACCAGAAGACCAAGGGCAAGTACAGTCGCCAGATCGATACCGCGGTCCGGCGGGTGCACACGGCGACCACCAAGCCGCCGCGCTGA